In the genome of Alphaproteobacteria bacterium, the window TCACATCACACTGTTTATTGTCAACCTGGCCAAAGTTAGAGTAAGAGAGTAACGCAACGCGCGGTACATGACCGAGCTCACGTGCTTTTGCAGCTGATTGAATCGCAATTTTTGCAAGCTCTTCAGCGGTTGGTCTTTGATGAACAGTTGTATCAGCAATGAAAAGAGTTCTGTTTTGACTCATGGCAATTGAGAGGCCAAAAGTGACATCAGATTGTGACTCATCAATAACTTTACTGATTTTCTCATGACATTTGATAAAGCTGCGTGTGAGACCTGCAATGATACCATCCGCATGACCACAGTCAACCATCAGAGATGCAAAGGCATAACGGTCATGATTCACAAGGCGTTGGCTGTCTTTTAGCAAAAGTCCATGACGTTGATGTTTTTCATAGAGTCTGTTGATATAAAGATCATTGTGTTCAGAGAGTTTTGCATTTTGAATCTCCGGTGCGAGGCTCTCATCAATGCCGAGTTCTCTCATACGGTTTAGAATCTCATCTTCTCGGCCAATCAAAATGGCTTTTCCATAGCCGTCAAGTTCAAATGAAATTGCAGCTTTGATCGCGCGTTCTTCTTCACCTTCAGCAAAAACAATACGCTTTGGATTGCTGCGCACTTGTTCAAAAATACGCTCAAGATTGCTTGATGTTGGGTCAAGGCGCCCTTTAAGTTGGGTGCGATAGGCGGGGAGATCATCCATTTTTTTCAAAGCAACGCCAGATTTAATCGCCGCTTTTGCAACAGCGCTTGGAACTTCTACCATCAATCTTGGATCAAAAGGAACAGGAATGATGTAATTTGGTCCATATTGTAATGTTTGACCAGCGTAAGCAACGTTGACTTCATCAGGCACATCTTTACGTGCGAGCGCAGCGATTGCTTCTGCTGCAGCAATTTTCATGTCATCGTTGATGGTTTTTGCTCTCACATCGAGTGCGCCACGGAAAATGTAAGGAAAACCTAGAACATTGTTCACCTGATTTGGATAGTCTGAGCGGCCAGTTGCAATAATAGCATCGCCTCGAACTTGTTTGACTTCATCTGGTGTGATTTCAGGATCAGGATTGGCAAGGGCAAAAATAATTGGGTTTGCTGCCATTGATTTGATCATTGGACCATCAACAGCTCCTTTAGCGGAAACGCCCAGAAACACATCTGCGCCATTCATGGCTTCTTCAAGTGTTCTAAGGTTTGTTTTCGCCGCATGTTTTTCTTTCCATGGATTCATGCCTTCGCTGCGACCTTCGAACACAACGCCCTTTGTGTCACACATAATGAGTTGATCTTGGGTGAGTCCCATGGATTTGAATAATTCAATACAAGCAATCGCAGCAGCGCCAGCGCCATTAACAACGAGGCGTTTGACGTCACTCATTTTTCTCTTTGTGATATCGAGTGCATTGATAAGACCAGCTGCTGCAATAATAGCAGTTCCGTGTTGATCATCGTGGAAAATAGGGATATCCATACATTCTTTTAGTTTTTGTTCGATGATAAAGCAATCAGGCGCTTTAATATCTTCAAGATTAATCCCGCCAAATGATGCGCCAAGGAAGCGAACACATTGGATAAATTCATTAATGTCTTCTGTTGAGATTTCAAGATCAATCGCATCAACGTCTGCAAACTTTTTGAAAAGGACTGATTTTCCTTCCATCACCGGTTTTGAGGCAAGTGCCCCTAGATTTCCAAGGCCAAGGACGGCCGTTCCATTAGAGATAACAGCAACAAGATTGCCTTTAGCAGTATAGTCATAGGCCTTAAGAGGGTCTTCATGAATCGCAAGACAAGGCGCAGCAACACCAGGAGAGTAAGCAAGAGACAAATCTCTTTGTGT includes:
- a CDS encoding NADP-dependent malic enzyme; the encoded protein is MLDKPRTTNEEALEMHASGRPGKLEIVPTKPLTTQRDLSLAYSPGVAAPCLAIHEDPLKAYDYTAKGNLVAVISNGTAVLGLGNLGALASKPVMEGKSVLFKKFADVDAIDLEISTEDINEFIQCVRFLGASFGGINLEDIKAPDCFIIEQKLKECMDIPIFHDDQHGTAIIAAAGLINALDITKRKMSDVKRLVVNGAGAAAIACIELFKSMGLTQDQLIMCDTKGVVFEGRSEGMNPWKEKHAAKTNLRTLEEAMNGADVFLGVSAKGAVDGPMIKSMAANPIIFALANPDPEITPDEVKQVRGDAIIATGRSDYPNQVNNVLGFPYIFRGALDVRAKTINDDMKIAAAEAIAALARKDVPDEVNVAYAGQTLQYGPNYIIPVPFDPRLMVEVPSAVAKAAIKSGVALKKMDDLPAYRTQLKGRLDPTSSNLERIFEQVRSNPKRIVFAEGEEERAIKAAISFELDGYGKAILIGREDEILNRMRELGIDESLAPEIQNAKLSEHNDLYINRLYEKHQRHGLLLKDSQRLVNHDRYAFASLMVDCGHADGIIAGLTRSFIKCHEKISKVIDESQSDVTFGLSIAMSQNRTLFIADTTVHQRPTAEELAKIAIQSAAKARELGHVPRVALLSYSNFGQVDNKQCDVIQEAVAILDRSNVDFEYDGEMSVDVALDNDLRKRMYPFCRLSDAANILVMPSLNAANIGAKLISKTGSTVIGPILIGPTKPVQIVQIGATVSETVTMAVIAAHDAICKNSKK